The proteins below come from a single Burkholderia sp. PAMC 26561 genomic window:
- a CDS encoding aspartate/glutamate racemase family protein, which produces MTTIAVIHTGPVTVLPIKEQLNELIAGARIINIMDDSLLNDVRAAGHLTPEVASRIYSYMSNAQAMGADVILNACSSVGEASDSLKGFIRTPIIKIDESMAEEASAIGRRIGVVATVSTTLDPTVRLIRRKAEELGRTVDVTERIAEGAFEALLAGDGTRHDEILKQTIAALADEVDVVVLAQVSMARLVPALGALRVPVLSSPRSGVEAVKRALAAL; this is translated from the coding sequence ATGACTACGATAGCTGTGATCCATACTGGACCCGTCACCGTCTTGCCGATCAAGGAGCAACTCAACGAACTGATCGCCGGCGCCCGCATCATCAACATCATGGACGACAGCTTGCTGAACGACGTCCGCGCGGCCGGACATCTGACGCCGGAAGTTGCGAGCCGAATCTATAGCTATATGTCGAACGCGCAGGCGATGGGCGCGGACGTCATTCTCAACGCATGTTCGTCGGTGGGTGAGGCGTCGGATTCGCTTAAGGGGTTCATCCGAACGCCAATAATCAAGATCGACGAGTCGATGGCCGAAGAAGCCAGCGCAATCGGCCGGCGTATCGGCGTGGTGGCGACCGTATCGACAACGCTGGACCCGACTGTACGCCTCATCCGGCGCAAGGCGGAGGAACTCGGCCGTACTGTTGATGTGACCGAGCGTATCGCGGAAGGCGCGTTCGAGGCGTTGCTCGCCGGAGATGGCACGCGCCACGACGAAATCCTCAAGCAGACGATCGCGGCGCTTGCCGACGAGGTCGACGTCGTGGTGCTCGCGCAGGTCTCCATGGCGCGTCTGGTGCCTGCGCTCGGCGCGTTGCGCGTACCGGTTCTGTCCAGTCCGCGCAGCGGCGTTGAGGCGGTCAAACGCGCGCTAGCGGCGCTTTGA
- a CDS encoding MFS transporter, protein MTPEQAVPPGGTRASAAARYDDKELASTYKKVFWRIVPFLMLCYVVAYLDRVNVGFAKLQMSQDLGFSETVFGLGAGVFFLGYFLFELPSNILMHKIGARIWIARIMITWGILSALFVFVKTPTQFYILRFLLGLAEAGFYPGVILYLTYWFPSHRRAKIIAVFMSAIPVAGIFGNPLSGWIMQTFSDSRHFEGWQWMFLIEAVPALLIGIATILYLDNNIRSAKWLTEPEKRLLEHEISTQPQHASDSTKHSLRALFADRRTWWMSLIYFAFVTGQYGLTFWMPTFIKSTGVTGAFNIGLLSAIPFLVAIVVMNILGHSADKHRERRWHLIVPALAAAVGFSVAASFAGNTAISIIALSVAAAGVLTCAPLFWSLPTAFMSGAAAAAGIAVINSIGNLAGFASPYMIGYLKDLTHSTASGMYVLAAMLVIGAIATWLVPAKLVNR, encoded by the coding sequence ATGACCCCTGAACAAGCCGTGCCGCCGGGCGGTACACGCGCGTCCGCAGCAGCCCGTTACGACGATAAGGAACTCGCGAGCACTTACAAGAAAGTCTTCTGGCGCATCGTGCCGTTTCTGATGTTGTGTTATGTGGTCGCTTATCTGGATCGCGTGAACGTGGGCTTCGCCAAGCTGCAGATGTCCCAGGATCTCGGTTTTAGCGAGACGGTATTTGGACTGGGTGCGGGTGTGTTTTTTCTTGGCTATTTTCTGTTCGAACTGCCAAGTAATATATTGATGCACAAGATCGGCGCACGCATCTGGATTGCGCGGATCATGATTACGTGGGGCATCCTCTCCGCGCTTTTCGTGTTCGTCAAGACGCCCACGCAGTTCTACATCTTGCGTTTTCTCCTGGGTCTCGCTGAAGCCGGTTTTTACCCGGGCGTGATCCTGTATCTGACGTACTGGTTTCCATCGCACCGGCGCGCGAAGATCATCGCGGTATTCATGTCGGCTATTCCGGTTGCGGGCATCTTCGGCAATCCGCTGTCCGGCTGGATCATGCAAACCTTCTCCGACAGCCGGCACTTCGAAGGCTGGCAATGGATGTTTCTCATTGAAGCGGTCCCGGCGTTGCTGATCGGCATTGCGACCATTCTTTATCTCGACAACAACATCCGCAGCGCGAAGTGGCTGACAGAACCGGAAAAGCGCCTGCTGGAACACGAAATCAGCACGCAGCCGCAACACGCAAGCGACAGCACCAAACATTCGCTGCGCGCGCTTTTCGCCGATCGCCGCACCTGGTGGATGTCGCTGATCTACTTCGCATTCGTGACAGGGCAATACGGCCTCACGTTCTGGATGCCGACGTTCATCAAATCAACCGGTGTGACCGGGGCATTCAACATCGGCTTGTTGAGCGCGATCCCGTTCCTGGTGGCAATCGTCGTGATGAATATCCTGGGCCATAGCGCCGATAAACACCGGGAGCGCCGCTGGCATCTGATCGTGCCCGCGCTTGCAGCGGCGGTTGGCTTTTCGGTTGCGGCATCGTTTGCAGGCAATACAGCGATATCGATCATTGCGTTGTCTGTCGCCGCCGCCGGCGTGCTGACCTGCGCGCCGCTGTTCTGGTCGTTGCCTACGGCGTTCATGTCAGGTGCGGCGGCAGCAGCCGGTATCGCGGTCATCAATTCGATCGGTAATCTCGCCGGTTTTGCAAGCCCGTACATGATCGGTTATCTCAAGGACCTCACGCACAGCACCGCGAGCGGCATGTATGTACTTGCGGCCATGCTGGTGATCGGCGCCATTGCCACATGGCTCGTGCCAGCCAAGCTCGTGAATCGCTGA
- the otnI gene encoding 2-oxo-tetronate isomerase: MPRFAANLTMMYTEHAFLDRFAAAAKDGFKAVEFLFPYDFPAADIKARLDENGLKQALFNAPPGDWAAGERGIASLPGREEEFARSLDKALEYTTVLGNKTLHVMAGLITPEQPREEHRAVYLKNLERAAGAARSAGIKVVIEPINTRDIPGFFLNRQDDAQAICAEVGAPNLQVQFDCYHCQIVEGDLAVKLKRDMKRANAGIGHIQIAGVPDRNEPDVGELNYPYLFDLIDSLGYDGWIGCEYRPKAATSDGLAWIKPYLQRA; encoded by the coding sequence ATGCCCCGTTTTGCCGCCAATCTCACGATGATGTACACCGAGCACGCCTTCCTCGATCGCTTCGCTGCCGCGGCGAAAGATGGCTTCAAGGCTGTGGAATTCCTGTTCCCGTATGACTTCCCGGCCGCCGATATCAAGGCGCGTCTCGACGAAAACGGCCTGAAACAAGCCTTGTTTAATGCGCCGCCCGGTGACTGGGCGGCAGGCGAGCGCGGGATTGCGTCGTTGCCTGGACGCGAAGAAGAGTTCGCGCGTTCGCTCGATAAAGCCCTGGAATACACCACCGTGCTCGGCAACAAGACGCTGCACGTGATGGCCGGATTGATCACGCCCGAGCAGCCACGCGAAGAACATCGTGCGGTCTATCTGAAGAACCTCGAACGTGCTGCAGGCGCGGCGCGTTCAGCGGGTATCAAGGTGGTCATCGAGCCGATCAATACACGCGACATCCCGGGATTTTTTCTCAACCGTCAAGACGATGCCCAGGCGATCTGCGCTGAAGTCGGTGCGCCTAACCTTCAGGTGCAGTTCGATTGCTATCACTGCCAGATCGTCGAAGGCGACCTTGCCGTGAAACTCAAGCGCGACATGAAACGTGCGAACGCGGGCATCGGGCATATTCAAATTGCGGGGGTGCCGGATCGCAATGAGCCGGACGTTGGCGAACTGAATTATCCGTATCTTTTCGATCTTATCGATTCGCTGGGCTACGACGGCTGGATTGGCTGCGAGTACCGGCCGAAAGCAGCTACGTCGGATGGCCTCGCCTGGATCAAACCCTATCTGCAACGTGCGTGA
- a CDS encoding NAD-dependent epimerase/dehydratase family protein: protein MTKRVIVTGGSGLAGKWVVEDLVAHGYEVLNLDRVPMAKPIARTLITDLTDAGQVFNALASTTVLKEFEDDIEPKPIDAIVHFAAIPRILIVPDNEVFRINVMATYNVLDAASKLGIKKVIVASSETTYGVVFAHRHRNPEYFPLDEEYPVDPMDSYAMSKVINEVTAKAFHARTGADIYCFRIGNVLDPVDYQKFPTWLKDPGLRKRIAWSYIDGRDLATACRLGIEKDGLGFEVMNVAADDVSSDRPTADLLKEFYPGVPVKKQMGEFETLLSNDKLKRLLGWQQQYKWREQVAL, encoded by the coding sequence ATGACGAAGCGAGTAATAGTGACCGGCGGCAGCGGGCTGGCCGGCAAATGGGTTGTTGAGGATCTTGTGGCACACGGCTACGAAGTGTTGAACCTCGACCGCGTGCCTATGGCAAAGCCTATTGCGCGAACGCTGATCACCGATCTGACCGACGCGGGCCAGGTGTTCAATGCGCTTGCGTCGACGACGGTGCTCAAGGAATTCGAGGACGACATCGAGCCCAAGCCCATCGATGCAATCGTCCACTTCGCTGCGATCCCGCGGATCCTGATCGTGCCCGACAACGAGGTCTTCCGCATCAACGTGATGGCGACCTACAATGTGCTCGATGCGGCGTCGAAGCTCGGCATCAAGAAAGTGATCGTGGCTTCAAGCGAGACCACGTACGGCGTAGTGTTCGCCCACAGGCATCGCAATCCGGAGTATTTCCCCTTGGACGAGGAATATCCTGTCGATCCCATGGACAGCTACGCCATGTCAAAGGTGATCAACGAAGTCACAGCAAAGGCTTTCCACGCGCGCACCGGCGCGGATATCTACTGCTTCCGGATTGGCAATGTACTGGACCCTGTCGATTATCAGAAATTCCCGACATGGCTCAAGGACCCAGGTCTGCGCAAACGCATTGCATGGAGTTATATCGATGGACGCGATCTGGCGACGGCGTGCCGGCTTGGCATCGAAAAAGACGGGCTTGGTTTTGAAGTGATGAACGTCGCGGCCGATGACGTTTCATCGGACCGGCCGACCGCCGATTTACTGAAGGAGTTTTATCCCGGCGTGCCGGTGAAGAAGCAAATGGGAGAGTTCGAGACGCTGCTTAGCAACGACAAGTTGAAGCGCCTGCTTGGCTGGCAGCAGCAATACAAATGGCGTGAGCAAGTCGCGCTTTAA
- a CDS encoding sugar ABC transporter ATP-binding protein, protein MATPFLEMRAISKTFPGVKALDGVNLQIRQGEVLALAGENGAGKSTLMKILTGVYAPDPGGKILIEGNEIEMRDGNHARALGIGIIYQELSVVENLSVAENLFLAREPLNRVGLLDRPRMEREARAMLETIELDVDPSTRVSELSVGQQQMVEIAKALAYQSKVIIMDEPTASLSHHETRTLLQLIKRLRERDIAVVYISHRLEEIFELADHVTVLRDGRTVDTSPIAEVTRDSLVRMMVDRELSDLYPGSASSHATGVPVLEVRDLSLRATKGAEARIRDINFTLHRGEILGVAGLVGSGRTEIMEMIFGIRPCTGSIAVDGKSVSIRNPHDAIEHGIGFVTEDRKAQGLVLGMSVRENFSLTHLKRYSPFQFLQRAKEDESCKQFVRSLGIKTPSTEQKVVNLSGGNQQKIVIAKWVARNPKVLIVDEPTRGIDIGAKAEVHALLARLASQGIGIIVISSDLLEVLAVSDRILIVREGRLNGEMTRAEATQERVMAAATA, encoded by the coding sequence ATGGCAACGCCATTCCTGGAAATGCGCGCGATTTCCAAAACCTTTCCCGGAGTGAAGGCGCTCGATGGCGTGAACCTTCAAATCCGGCAAGGCGAAGTGCTCGCGCTTGCCGGAGAGAACGGGGCGGGCAAGAGCACGCTCATGAAAATCCTGACGGGCGTCTACGCCCCTGACCCCGGCGGCAAGATCCTGATAGAAGGCAATGAGATCGAGATGCGCGATGGCAATCATGCCCGCGCGCTTGGTATCGGCATCATTTATCAGGAGCTGTCAGTCGTTGAAAACCTGAGCGTGGCTGAGAATCTTTTTCTCGCGCGCGAGCCGCTCAACCGAGTGGGGTTGCTCGACCGGCCGCGCATGGAGCGCGAGGCCAGGGCGATGCTCGAGACCATCGAGCTGGATGTCGATCCGTCAACGCGTGTCAGCGAATTGAGCGTTGGACAGCAGCAGATGGTCGAGATTGCGAAGGCGCTCGCGTATCAGTCGAAAGTCATCATCATGGATGAGCCGACGGCATCGCTCAGTCATCACGAGACACGCACCCTGCTGCAACTGATCAAGCGGCTGCGCGAGCGGGACATTGCGGTGGTTTATATCTCGCACAGGCTCGAGGAGATATTCGAACTTGCCGACCACGTGACCGTTCTACGCGACGGCCGTACCGTCGATACTTCGCCCATTGCGGAAGTTACGCGCGATTCGCTGGTTCGCATGATGGTCGATCGAGAACTGAGCGACCTGTATCCCGGTTCAGCCAGTTCGCACGCAACCGGGGTTCCCGTGCTGGAGGTTCGCGATTTGTCCTTGCGCGCAACAAAGGGCGCCGAGGCGCGGATCAGGGATATCAACTTCACGCTGCATCGTGGGGAAATTCTCGGGGTTGCGGGACTGGTGGGCTCAGGGCGCACGGAAATCATGGAGATGATCTTCGGCATTCGTCCGTGCACGGGAAGTATCGCCGTCGACGGCAAGAGCGTGAGCATCCGCAATCCCCATGATGCGATTGAACATGGCATCGGCTTTGTGACGGAGGACCGCAAGGCGCAAGGACTGGTTCTCGGAATGAGCGTGCGCGAAAACTTCAGCCTCACGCATCTCAAACGTTATTCGCCTTTCCAGTTCTTGCAGCGCGCAAAGGAAGACGAGAGCTGCAAGCAATTCGTACGAAGTCTTGGCATCAAGACCCCAAGTACCGAGCAGAAGGTCGTCAACCTGAGTGGCGGCAATCAGCAGAAGATCGTCATCGCGAAATGGGTTGCACGCAATCCGAAGGTGCTGATCGTCGATGAACCCACGCGCGGTATCGACATAGGCGCTAAAGCGGAAGTGCATGCGCTGCTCGCGCGTCTCGCTTCGCAAGGTATCGGGATCATTGTGATCTCGTCCGATTTGCTTGAAGTGCTCGCCGTCAGCGACAGGATCCTGATCGTGCGTGAAGGGCGACTGAACGGCGAAATGACGCGTGCCGAAGCCACCCAGGAACGCGTGATGGCGGCAGCCACCGCATGA
- a CDS encoding ABC transporter permease — protein sequence MAAISSKEDPHRQSSGLTATLRGLLKIRELNIFSVLLLVGILISIFSPYFLTTNNLMGVFRSFSLIAIMAIGMMLVIITGGIDLSVGSVMGLSSLVTALAFQHGAGPVVAVIAGLVVGLAVGCFNGLLITWIQLPPFIATLGTLSIGRGLMYMITKGVPVTPDVPDSFTFIGQGYVGFVPFPVIIMIVMTLCFSVLMRQTRFGRHVYATGGNEMAARLSGVRTFRVKFIVYALSGLIASIAGVVSFSRFVSAEPASGFGAELDVIAAAAIGGASLSGGAGSVEGAIIGAALAGIITNGVVLLNIDTYAQQAITGCVILLAVSIDIWRVRRKGR from the coding sequence GTGGCTGCAATATCGTCCAAAGAAGATCCGCACCGGCAATCGTCGGGACTTACCGCCACGTTGCGCGGCCTGCTCAAGATCCGCGAGCTGAACATCTTCTCCGTATTGCTGCTTGTCGGAATCCTGATCAGCATCTTTTCCCCTTATTTCCTTACTACGAACAACCTGATGGGCGTGTTCAGGTCGTTCTCGCTGATCGCCATCATGGCAATAGGCATGATGCTCGTGATCATCACCGGCGGGATCGATTTGTCTGTGGGATCGGTGATGGGGCTTTCATCGCTCGTGACTGCGCTGGCTTTCCAGCACGGCGCGGGTCCTGTGGTCGCGGTGATCGCGGGGCTCGTGGTCGGACTCGCGGTTGGCTGCTTCAACGGTTTGCTGATCACCTGGATTCAATTGCCGCCATTCATTGCCACGCTGGGGACGTTGAGCATCGGACGTGGCCTGATGTACATGATCACGAAGGGCGTACCGGTCACGCCCGATGTTCCCGACAGTTTCACGTTCATCGGGCAGGGGTATGTGGGATTCGTACCGTTTCCCGTGATCATCATGATTGTCATGACCCTCTGCTTTTCTGTGCTGATGCGGCAAACGCGCTTCGGCCGGCATGTTTATGCCACCGGCGGTAATGAAATGGCGGCGCGGCTCAGCGGCGTGCGTACGTTCCGCGTCAAGTTCATCGTCTATGCATTGTCGGGTCTCATCGCCTCCATTGCAGGCGTCGTCAGCTTCTCGCGGTTTGTATCGGCGGAACCGGCTTCGGGGTTTGGCGCCGAGCTGGACGTGATCGCCGCAGCAGCCATTGGCGGTGCGAGTCTTTCCGGCGGTGCGGGCAGCGTGGAGGGCGCCATCATTGGCGCGGCGCTTGCCGGGATCATCACGAACGGCGTGGTGCTTTTGAACATCGATACCTATGCGCAGCAGGCCATTACCGGCTGTGTGATCCTGCTCGCGGTCAGCATCGATATCTGGCGCGTGCGCCGAAAGGGACGTTGA
- the denD gene encoding D-erythronate dehydrogenase: MNILITGGAGFLGQRLARGLLERGTLMGKPIASLTLLDVVRAPDFDDKRIRAETGDIADRSVLERCITTDTHAIFHLAAIVSGQAEADFELGMRINLDASRLLLDVCRTLGHAPRVLFTSSVAVYGGVLPDVVRDDTALNPQSSYGTQKAIAELLLCDYSRRGFVDGRVLRLPTISVRPGKPNAAASSFASGIIREPLNGERAVCPVNGNTRLWLLSPQQAIESLIAGCELDQAALGLWPVVNLPGLSVSVTEMVDALKEVAGEEVAALIDWKPDPKIEKIVGSWPGAWDVSRGEKLGLSADNSFADVIRAFRKG, encoded by the coding sequence ATGAACATTCTCATCACCGGCGGCGCCGGTTTTCTGGGCCAGCGGCTCGCACGCGGCCTCCTCGAACGCGGCACGCTGATGGGCAAGCCGATTGCCAGCCTCACGTTGCTCGACGTGGTACGCGCGCCCGATTTTGACGATAAGCGCATACGCGCCGAGACGGGCGACATCGCGGACAGAAGCGTGCTGGAACGCTGCATCACCACCGATACGCACGCGATCTTCCATCTCGCCGCGATTGTCAGCGGTCAAGCGGAAGCGGATTTTGAACTTGGCATGCGCATCAATCTGGATGCGTCGCGATTGCTGCTCGATGTATGCCGGACCCTCGGCCATGCGCCGCGCGTGTTGTTCACGAGCTCCGTGGCGGTATATGGCGGCGTGCTGCCTGATGTGGTTCGCGACGATACTGCACTGAATCCGCAGTCATCGTATGGCACGCAGAAAGCGATCGCAGAATTGCTGCTGTGTGATTACTCGCGGCGGGGTTTTGTCGATGGGCGTGTGCTGCGCCTGCCTACCATCAGCGTGCGGCCAGGCAAGCCAAACGCCGCGGCTTCATCGTTTGCGAGCGGCATCATTCGCGAGCCGCTGAATGGCGAACGCGCGGTATGTCCGGTGAACGGCAATACCCGTTTGTGGCTCCTGTCGCCGCAACAGGCGATTGAATCGTTGATCGCAGGGTGCGAACTCGATCAGGCCGCGCTGGGTCTTTGGCCCGTGGTCAACCTGCCTGGTTTGTCGGTCAGCGTGACTGAAATGGTCGATGCGCTGAAGGAAGTGGCAGGCGAAGAGGTGGCTGCGTTGATCGACTGGAAGCCGGATCCGAAGATTGAAAAGATCGTGGGAAGCTGGCCTGGCGCGTGGGACGTCTCACGCGGTGAGAAACTGGGCTTGAGCGCCGACAACAGTTTCGCCGATGTAATACGCGCATTCAGGAAAGGTTAG
- a CDS encoding sugar-binding protein, whose translation MSMAVATVALSMGASASAKDAKDISVAVVPKVAVPFFDDCNKGAQTSADKLGVKYQWVVPQNTQGSTQVKIIEDLISKHVDGIAISVNEPKSVESVMKRAQQSGIKVLTFDSDSPKSGRSMYIGTNNESAGATMAETMGRALNGNGEVAIITGQLGAVNLNERIAGIKKGLAKYPGIKIVETQGTEDDLAKGVSVTETTLRAHPQLKGIFGVSQVGGPAVSKVLNTKEFGAMKGKLEVLAFDDLPDTLKALKDGSIQGIMVQRPVTMGSLAVDNLVAQIQGKGEAPKDIDTGVTVVTKDNMGSYTK comes from the coding sequence ATGAGCATGGCCGTGGCGACGGTTGCGCTTTCTATGGGTGCATCGGCAAGCGCCAAGGACGCAAAGGATATCTCCGTCGCCGTGGTGCCGAAGGTGGCGGTTCCCTTCTTCGATGACTGCAATAAAGGCGCGCAGACATCCGCCGACAAGCTGGGCGTGAAGTATCAATGGGTCGTGCCGCAAAACACGCAGGGCTCCACGCAGGTCAAGATCATCGAAGACCTGATTTCGAAGCACGTGGATGGCATCGCCATTTCCGTGAACGAACCCAAGTCAGTCGAAAGCGTGATGAAGCGCGCACAGCAAAGTGGTATCAAGGTGTTGACGTTCGACTCGGATTCGCCGAAGAGCGGACGTTCCATGTACATCGGCACGAACAACGAATCGGCCGGCGCGACGATGGCTGAGACCATGGGCCGAGCGCTGAACGGCAACGGCGAGGTTGCGATCATCACTGGTCAACTCGGCGCGGTGAACCTGAACGAGCGCATTGCGGGCATCAAGAAGGGCCTGGCGAAGTATCCGGGCATCAAGATCGTGGAGACGCAGGGAACAGAAGACGATCTTGCAAAAGGCGTTTCGGTTACCGAGACCACCTTGCGTGCGCATCCGCAGTTGAAGGGAATCTTCGGGGTGAGTCAGGTGGGCGGCCCGGCGGTGTCGAAGGTGCTCAACACCAAGGAATTCGGCGCGATGAAAGGCAAGCTCGAAGTCCTGGCATTCGATGATCTCCCCGACACGCTCAAGGCGCTCAAGGACGGTTCCATTCAAGGGATCATGGTCCAGCGTCCCGTCACCATGGGCTCGCTTGCTGTCGATAACCTGGTCGCGCAGATCCAGGGAAAGGGCGAGGCGCCCAAAGATATCGATACAGGCGTGACGGTAGTGACGAAGGACAACATGGGCAGTTACACGAAATAA
- the otnC gene encoding 3-oxo-tetronate 4-phosphate decarboxylase has product MATGETRIREEICETGASLYERRYTVGSAGNISARLDDGWLITPTDACLGRLDPADIAKVDNAGNHVSGGKPSKTLALHRKIYENNSDAHGVVHTHSTHLVALTLAGVWRNEDVLPPLTPYYVMKVGHVPLIAYRRPGDPAVAEEVAALASKVRAVLLERLGPVVWEKSVSHASYALEELEETARLWMLALSTNAPLPEPLEEAAIDDLRKTFNARW; this is encoded by the coding sequence ATGGCGACCGGTGAAACCCGCATTCGCGAAGAGATCTGCGAGACCGGCGCAAGTCTGTATGAGCGTCGATACACCGTCGGCAGCGCCGGCAACATCAGCGCACGTCTTGACGACGGCTGGCTCATCACACCGACCGACGCCTGCCTCGGCCGGCTCGACCCCGCGGACATCGCCAAGGTCGATAATGCCGGCAATCACGTGTCGGGCGGCAAGCCCTCCAAGACGCTCGCCTTGCACAGAAAGATCTACGAGAACAATAGCGACGCACACGGCGTGGTCCATACCCATTCAACGCATCTCGTTGCATTGACGCTCGCCGGTGTCTGGCGCAACGAAGACGTGCTGCCGCCCCTCACGCCTTACTACGTGATGAAAGTTGGACACGTGCCGCTGATTGCTTACCGGCGCCCGGGCGATCCGGCTGTAGCGGAAGAAGTCGCGGCGCTCGCATCGAAGGTGCGTGCCGTGCTGCTGGAACGGCTCGGCCCTGTCGTGTGGGAAAAATCCGTCAGCCACGCGTCTTATGCGCTGGAAGAACTCGAGGAAACCGCGCGTCTCTGGATGCTGGCGCTTTCGACCAATGCACCTCTTCCTGAGCCGCTCGAAGAAGCGGCCATCGATGACTTACGCAAGACCTTCAACGCGCGATGGTAG
- a CDS encoding Crp/Fnr family transcriptional regulator: MWFVGKSELLSLIERHCLDEVMPAFSEHRTVRKNTTIYRPEDSSNHVYLLKSGSVRLFRLTEDGQEITLSFIKAGMLFGDGDVLNEANYSHHAQTLAPSMLCYIRKPDFKHLLARYDVINQFVLKSHYRRWQEAQQLIENLSLHDVRKRLTNILVMFANQIGVEFDYADAGDSVLIDLSIPQDKLAEFIGTSRESVNRHFNDLKADGLTAMHERKIVLTPLFVARYLPHKATPAQHISPTTFAAPPSPFSSQYVKAPLARV, from the coding sequence ATGTGGTTTGTCGGAAAAAGCGAATTGCTTTCGCTCATAGAACGTCACTGTCTAGATGAGGTCATGCCTGCATTCAGCGAGCATCGGACCGTGCGAAAAAATACGACGATTTATCGCCCGGAAGATTCGAGCAATCACGTCTATTTGCTCAAGAGCGGCAGCGTGCGGCTCTTCAGGCTGACCGAGGACGGGCAGGAAATCACGCTGTCGTTCATCAAGGCAGGCATGTTGTTCGGAGACGGCGACGTGCTCAACGAAGCCAACTATTCGCATCATGCCCAGACGCTTGCGCCAAGCATGCTTTGCTATATCCGCAAGCCTGACTTCAAGCACCTGCTCGCACGCTATGACGTCATCAACCAATTTGTTTTGAAAAGTCATTACCGCCGGTGGCAGGAAGCGCAGCAGCTCATAGAGAACCTGTCGCTGCACGATGTCCGCAAGCGGCTCACGAATATCCTCGTGATGTTCGCCAACCAGATCGGCGTGGAATTCGACTATGCCGATGCGGGTGATTCGGTGCTCATCGACCTGTCGATTCCGCAGGACAAGCTCGCCGAGTTCATTGGCACATCGCGCGAATCGGTCAACCGGCATTTCAACGATCTCAAGGCCGACGGGCTCACCGCCATGCATGAACGCAAGATCGTGCTGACGCCGCTTTTCGTGGCGCGCTATCTGCCGCATAAGGCAACGCCCGCACAACACATTTCGCCGACGACATTTGCAGCGCCGCCGTCCCCGTTCAGTTCGCAATATGTCAAAGCGCCGCTAGCGCGCGTTTGA